In the genome of Cryptococcus neoformans var. neoformans B-3501A chromosome 5, whole genome shotgun sequence, the window CATTTCGTCCGATTCTGTCTCCTTCCTGTCGTTTTGAGGCCGGGCATAAATGCTATACATTTTGATATCATGGATGCATCCTCAACATGGTACACATCAGTCTATTCCTTCAATGATTCTTCAGGCTTCTTGAACACATATCGCATCCCATAAGCGTCCTCACCATCAGCGTCTACAGCGCATAATATCAGCTCCAAGgctcttcttttcgacATCATTCAtagggaaaagaaagtaaGGACATACAGTaactcttttccatcccatGAACTTCGAATCCAAGGGTATCCCTGTAAAGAGAAATAGCCGCTCTGTTGGATTTTCGAACATGTAATGTGATGTGGTGTGCATCGTAATGGGCTACCATGGCTTCCTCTGCAGGATACAGACTGTCAGCAAGGACTTTGGACAGTTCTAGTGGGGAGGCTCTGTAGAGGCCGGGGGACGTACGAGACTGTTTCATGAGTTTGTTGGCGAGACCCAACCGTCTGTATGGCCGAAGGACGGAAATGGAGGTGACGTGACCACTAGGAGCGTCGCTgggttcttcttccctgcAGAAGGTAtaaaagacaaaagagtCAGAGGAATACACTACTGCTAAGAGGGTCCCGAAATTGCAGATGGatatgaagaggagagactTACATCTTGGCAAGAATGTACCCTACAATCCTCCCTTTTGGGTCAACTGCCACATACGACAGCTCCGGCCATGTCAAAGCGTGGTAAAGATCTATTTGGAGGATCTGTCAGCTCAAGAAGCCCTTCCACGGtccgtcttccttcccataGTCTTCGCAACAAAGCCCCACAACATAAAATTGATCCGTATGTCGCAACGGCCGATTCTTGAAGATGGGCGTTGAGCACGGGATGGGATGACTGACAATATTTGAAAGTGTAGTTCTCTGGTAAGTTGAGAAGGTTGGCATTTTGCATACCGAGCAGGTCATCTATCTATACGGGTGTCAAGTCACAAATAACAACGGTCAAACGTCAGTCCGTTTCAATTAAGGGATAATCGAATGATGAATAAGGCGAACATGCGTACCGTTGCTTGTCGAATATCCATTTTGCTTCAAACTTTTATGTTCTTCGATTCTCTAAAAGGTTGAGTGATTAGACAGTGAATATATGTATTGTAATGCGATTAACCTAAGTTGTTCGAAGGtagcgaagaagatgaatgTCGAACGAATACCTGGCAGCTCCGACTGGGGGGAGAAATATACTAGCCCATAATTTTTCCGCCCAAATGCGGTTATGCTTGGCCACAAATCAAGCTCTTACACAGATCCTTGCGAATATAAATCCGGAATTAAGGAGCCTGGCAGAGTACTGGCTTGAAATTGTGGGCCTAGAATTGCTAAGCGGAATCAAATCTATTCCTTACACTCTTTCCGAATGTCTGTTTACGATTGTACGTATAGTCACTGCAACTTGCCTCTCTCATCCGTTATCAGTTTTCTCGTGGCCCATCACCAACAATGTCAGCTCAAGACGTGCGCTCCATCCTATCCCTTCCCCCATCCACTCCACTTCCAACGCTCTCCAGCTCAAAGAAAGTCCCTGTTCCGCGCAAACCCGACGGTATCACCCGTGAACTCTACGCTCTCATTGGAGACAATGCCCCTTCTCTCGCGGATGCACAGGCGAGTCTGGCCGCGGTAAAGTACAGGGAGAAGCCAGCattgaaagggaagaaggttCATTGGTGTGTTGTTTTTGGAAAGGCATGGGTGTGTCGTTGCTGATATTTATGATGGTGTGAAGGGAATGGACAAAGTTTACACCGGCTGCGAGGCGTGACAACCCTGTACGGCTAGGACATTGGGCCCGCATAACCGATTCTGATCCTAATGATTCCGGTAAGCAGTCCTACTGTTGCCGCTATAAATGGTTCTGACCTCGACCAGTTGAATACTTTGGCAAATTCAACCTCCACGGGCCATCAGTCATGGAATACTCGCAGTTCGAATACGATCAACACCTTGTCGACCCTAACTGGACCCTGCAAGAAACAGAGTATCTGTTTGAGCTATTGAAGGAATACGATCTGAGATTTATCGTTGCGGCTGATCGGTATGCGTATGTTTCgcctgaaggagaaaagaggaagcgaAGTGTCGAGGTGAATTACTTCTGATTATAACTTATCAGACAGCGAAGTAGCTGACTGATTACAATCAATAGGATATGAAAGACCGATACTACACTATCTGCCGCCGACTCATCCGAACCCGAACCGCTTCTGACCCCGTacatcaacaacatctCATCCAAGCCTACGCATTTGACAAAGCTCGCGAAATCAAGCGCAAACAGTACGCATCtgatctcttccatctAACTCCGGCCGAGATcgcggaggaagaagcgctCTATGTGGAGATCACGAGGATGCAACAGAATGAGAGGCGGTTCCGAGCGGATAGGGATGAGTTGATGAGGAGCGTTATGGGGCTGGATAGTGGGCTGGTGGAAGTTGATCAATCGGCTATGGAGAATGCTATCGGTGTTGACAAGGTGTGTCCTATATTCCCTTACTGTTGAGCATTACACTGACCTGTCAcagaacaaaaagaagcgGAAGGCAGAGGACGAAAGTGCCGCCCCATCTCCCGCTCCTACACCCAAGAAACCAGCACCCAACGCAGGCTTTGACAACTCGCGCTGTATTTATCACCTTCCTACACCTTCCAACGCCAATTCTCTTACTTCACATCTCTCCCAAaagcatcctcctcatcagcAGGCTTTCCTCCGCGGTTCTCGCTTACCACTTCCTAAACCGACCGCCGCTGGTCGTATCACGGACTTGCTTGCCGAACTAGGTCTCTCCGCGAACAGGCTTGTCATGCCTACAAGACAAAATATGGAAGTATTCGAGGGATTGCTAAATGCAGCGGCGGCTTTagtggagatgaggaggcaAGTGAATAGGGTAGAGCAAGAGTTGAGGGTAGTGAGGATGCAAAAAGAGGGGCTGATGCCTGTTACGACGAATCCGAGTGCGAGAGTCAAAGGTGAGGCTGGTGTGGTCACAGGAGGAAGCGAAGCGACGGTGAAGGCGGTTACGCCCGTAAAGGAATGTTAGACCGACATCCCTACTTATTTTATGATGGAATCATGCAACGCAGATCCAGAGCTTTCTAATATTGTTTTGGTCAATTCCCCTATTTGGGATGGTCATAAGAACCTAAATTCTGACAGTGAAGGAACCGTGTTTTGTGATACAAGCCATATGCCTGGACTCTTCGCCCTCGGTATGTTTGATAATGATGGTCGCAAATCCTGATCTGTCATATGGCCCTGATCTCAACGATTTGAGCCGGAAATGAGTTGCTGAAGGCGGGTAAAATTGCTACAGATGACTGGGAGGGAGCAAAGTGCCAGAGATGCTCCATAGTATTAGCGTATTGATGTTCAATAAGGTCAGTAATCCGGTTTATGGTAATGATAATGGTCAACTGTAGTACGAGATTGCATGAGGACATCACCTTTTAGATGTCGCAACATCGTAAACTAGACGATCACGCAGGTTGCCATCGTCCTCGCCCGTTACCGCCGCCACCTCTGCCTCCCCTCCCACCTCTCCCGCCGCCTCTCCCGCCGCCTCTCCCGCCTCCTCGAAGGGTATTCTCGGAAGCAATGTCCGATTCCCGGCCCCTTTTGCCTGTATGCGGCCTGTCTTGACCCCCAGCACTTTTCTGGACCTCCTTGACGATGTTCAACCCTGGCACACCCCTCAGACCCATCTTGCTAACGGTCTTGGCCAGTAGTCCTGGGGGTTGAGATCCATTACGGAGTGAGACTCTAGCATAATCGCCAGCGTGTCTTACGAGATCCGCCTGAGACCATCTGAGCGATTTGAGGTGAGAGTTGTAGTACCCGAGCCAAGCTTGGTACGCCTGAGCTTTGGATTCTGGTGAGACAAATTCGAGAGCTTTGTTGACGGCATCACGAGAGCGGGACATGATCTCGGGCGCGATGGTCGGGTATGGGTGGAGGGTGAAAGTCTGGAGGGTCTTATCCCGAAGAAAGTGAGACTCAAAATCGCCGAGCATCAGAATGCCATGACCTTCGGCTCCAGCACGAGCGGTTCGCCCAAGTCGATGTACGTCTTTTCGTCAGTTCAGGTTTCTGCTTGGTCACTTACATTGTTCTGAGCTACTCGGAAGGCCAATCTGTACCACTGCAGTCACGCCCTTCACGTCGATACCTCGTGCAGTGACGTCCGAGGAGAAAAGGACGCCTCTTTCAGCTTGACGGAACGCCTCGGTTGTTGAAGCTCGTTTCGATTGTGATAGGCGAGAGTGTATCTCCCACACTGGGTAGGGGATCGGTAAGGACGAGAAGACGTCGTGGAACAGGGCGGCAGCCCGAGCGGTAGGGAGGAAGGCAATGACTTAAAAAGTCAGCTTTGCTGCGTGTCAACCTACACACCTTTAAAATCCTTGTTCTTAGACTCCTCATTGCGCATGACTTCCATCGCAGCCGGTATGAGATCTTCCGCTGAGACCACCAAAACCTCTTGCTTAACATGCTCGTGCGCGttgacatcctcctcgGTCAGCGTAGTGATGAATTTGTAATCCTTTCTGAGTGCGATTGACGCGATCTGGCCAGTCAGCTGTGTTTATCCGGTCTCACTCACTGAATGGACCTCCGTGGGCAGGGTAGCAGAAAATAAGAGGGTCTGACGGGGGACAGCGTGAGGAGCCGGCAAATAATCGAATATCTTGACCAATTCTCGACGGAAACCCGCGTCTAGCAGACGATCGGCTTCGTCGAGGACGATCATTTCTACTCATCAGCCTAAATTGGTCATGTTCCACTCACTTAGCTGGGCGAAGCGAGCCTTAATGCCTCCATTTTCCATCAAATCGAGCAATCGACCAGGAGTGGCAACAAGGATGTCCGCGCTTCAAGAGGTTAAGCATAAATTCCCGGCAGACGTACGAGGACTCACCGCTTTGACTTGAGATTCTTGATATCCCTATCCATATTGGTCCCGCCGACGACGCTTCGAGTGCCAAACTTTTTACTCAGAGCAGTTGACATTCGCTCGGCGACCTCATTGATCTGCTGAGCCAGTTCCCGGGTAGGGGATAAGATGAGAATTGACGTGAGAGCGGAGGGAGGCATGGGTGCCGATAGCAGACGTTGCACCACTGGGACCAAGAAGGCAAGGGTTTTTCCAGTCCCGGTCTTGGCTTGAGCTAGGACGTCGTCTCCGGCGAGGATGGTTGGAAGTGTGGCCGCTTGGACCTTTGAAAGGTCAACTGGGAAAAATGGTTTCGGATTGAGCACCTAGCTCACTTCGGTACACGTCtcgaaaggaagagatgggaagatcTCTGGGCTCAATCCATTAAAGTCTCGAAAACGAGGTCTATCAATACCGGCTGGTGTACTGATCCCACTAGGCACAGGTGTTGAATCTGTTGTCTTGACGATAAGACCAGGTTGAGTGGTTGCAAGACTCCTTGTCGGGTTGGCTTGAGCGCGAGCAGCATGAAAACCTCCACGTTTGAAACGATTACCAGCTCCACGGATAGGAGGATTTGACATGATGGGTACAGCGGTGTTACTCATCGGCTTGCAGGcgtgaaaaaaaaaagagaaaatgaAAGAGTACTGTAGGTACAACGTCCCAGTTCGTCCCTGACCTCATTCTTCCTACCTCCACCTGCCCAGGCACGTTCTCGCTAATAATATATAAGTATCTGTTTTCAGTACCCGTAAACTCCGACATTGTCTACCATCTACGTAAATCTCAGGAGCATTGTCTTATTATTCGTCACACCATTCCGACCTCGTTCAAATAGGGCAGTTATACATGTACTTGGATGTCTGTCCAACCCATAGCAAAGCCCATAACTCCGACtccgaagaagatcaaCAGTGCGTCTGACCTATCCTATCTATACCTCGGTAGCAAGTAGCTCGGCATC includes:
- a CDS encoding hypothetical protein (HMMPfam hit to Acetyltransf_1, Acetyltransferase (GNAT) family, score: 65.9, E(): 1.1e-16), with product MDIRQATIDDLLGMQNANLLNLPENYTFKYYLYHALTWPELSYVAVDPKGRIVGYILAKMEEEPSDAPSGHVTSISVLRPYRRLGLANKLMKQSQEAMVAHYDAHHITLHVRKSNRAAISLYRDTLGFEVHGMEKSYYADGEDAYGMRYVFKKPEESLKE
- a CDS encoding hypothetical protein (Match to EST gb|CF183378.1|CF183378; HMMPfam hit to DEAD, DEAD/DEAH box helicase, score: 213.5, E(): 4.1e-61; HMMPfam hit to Helicase_C, Helicase conserved C-terminal domain, score: 90.6, E(): 3.8e-24), producing the protein MSNTAVPIMSNPPIRGAGNRFKRGGFHAARAQANPTRSLATTQPGLIVKTTDSTPVPSGISTPAGIDRPRFRDFNGLSPEIFPSLPFETCTEVQAATLPTILAGDDVLAQAKTGTGKTLAFLVPVVQRLLSAPMPPSALTSILILSPTRELAQQINEVAERMSTALSKKFGTRSVVGGTNMDRDIKNLKSKRADILVATPGRLLDLMENGGIKARFAQLKMIVLDEADRLLDAGFRRELVKIFDYLPAPHAVPRQTLLFSATLPTEVHSIASIALRKDYKFITTLTEEDVNAHEHVKQEVLVVSAEDLIPAAMEVMRNEESKNKDFKVIAFLPTARAAALFHDVFSSLPIPYPVWEIHSRLSQSKRASTTEAFRQAERGVLFSSDVTARGIDVKGVTAVVQIGLPSSSEQYVHRLGRTARAGAEGHGILMLGDFESHFLRDKTLQTFTLHPYPTIAPEIMSRSRDAVNKALEFVSPESKAQAYQAWLGYYNSHLKSLRWSQADLVRHAGDYARVSLRNGSQPPGLLAKTVSKMGLRGVPGLNIVKEVQKSAGGQDRPHTGKRGRESDIASENTLRGGGRGGGRGGGRGGRGGRGGGGNGRGRWQPA